The following proteins come from a genomic window of Macadamia integrifolia cultivar HAES 741 chromosome 14, SCU_Mint_v3, whole genome shotgun sequence:
- the LOC122061355 gene encoding protein trichome birefringence-like 43: MALSFHAGAEAFLAVVVMVVVALLQPINVVEAIIEKSGGCDYFQGSWVFDVSYPLYDTNKCPFIEKEFNCQKNGRPDKLYQKYKWKPSDCNLPRFDGQDFLKRNKGKKIMFVGDSLSLNQWQSLTCMLYTSVPNAKYTDVRRESLSIFTFTEYNVSVMFFRYAFLVDIVAEKIGRVLKLDSIEGSKIWQGADTLIFNSWHWWLHTGRKQPWDFIQEGNKYYKDMDRLVAYEKGLSTWAKWIDSNVDPKRTNVFFQGVSPDHTNGNDWNEPQENCGTQKQPVSGSRYPGGPHPAEIVVKKVLSRMVKPVCLLDVTLLSQLRKDGHPSVYGYGGHLDMDCSHWCLAGVPDTWNQILYAAVLSQH; this comes from the exons ATGGCTCTGAGTTTTCATGCCGGAGCTGAAGCTTTTCTGGCGGTGGTGGTAATGGTGGTGGTGGCTCTTCTCCAACCTATAAATGTGGTGGAAGCAATAATAGAAAAGAGTGGTGGGTGTGATTACTTCCAAGGGAGTTGGGTTTTCGATGTGTCTTATCCTCTGTACGATACTAACAAATGCCCATTCATCGAAAAAGAATTCAACTGCCAAAAGAATGGTCGACCAGACAAGCTCTATCAAAAATACAAATGGAAACCCAGTGACTGCAATTTACCCAG GTTCGACGGTCAGGATTTCTtaaaaagaaacaaggggaAGAAAATCATGTTTGTGGGGGACTCCTTAAGCCTAAACCAATGGCAGTCGCTGACATGCATGCTTTATACATCAGTACCAAACGCCAAATACACCGATGTGAGAAGAGAAAGCCTCTCCATTTTCACTTTCACG GAATACAACGTTTCAGTGATGTTCTTCCGATATGCATTTCTAGTGGACATAGTAGCCGAAAAGATTGGCCGGGTTCTTAAACTTGACTCCATTGAGGGCAGCAAAATATGGCAGGGTGCTGATACTCTTATATTCAATTCATGGCATTGGTGGCTCCACACTGGAAGAAAGCAACC ATGGGACTTTATTCAAGAAGGAAATAAGTATTACAAAGACATGGATCGCTTGGTTGCCTATGAGAAGGGTTTATCAACGTGGGCCAAATGGATAGACTCCAACGTTGATCCTAAAAGAACCAATGTCTTCTTCCAAGGGGTTTCTCCTGATCACACTAA TGGGAATGATTGGAATGAGCCACAAGAAAACTGTGGGACGCAGAAACAACCAGTTTCTGGATCAAGGTATCCAGGAGGTCCACACCCGGCAGAGATCGTAGTGAAAAAAGTGTTGAGTAGGATGGTGAAACCAGTATGTTTGCTGGACGTGACATTGCTCTCACAACTAAGGAAAGATGGACACCCCTCAGTTTATGGGTATGGTGGGCACTTGGACATGGACTGTAGTCACTGGTGCCTTGCTGGTGTTCCTGACACTTGGAATCAGATCTTATATGCAGCAGTCCTCAGCCAGCATTAG